From the genome of Thermoanaerobaculales bacterium:
TGTTGTCGAAGTGGTGGGAATCGAACCGTTCCGGGATCAGGCCTTCGTCCCACAGCCAGAACCAAACCGCAGCTGTGCCAGGATTCACGATGATGTTGTTGAACACCAAGGTGTTGGCGGGGTAGAACACGCCGTAGTCCCTGTCGCTGCCCCCTATCACAATCCCGGGCCCGCCAGCGTCGACGATGGTGTTGTTGTAGATGTAGGTGTCACGTGCGACCAGGAGCGAGATCCCGGCACCGTCGGGTGTGCTGCCGTCGTTCGCCTTCACTGTCCCATCGATGACATTGTTGATGACCCAGTTCGGGCCGATCGCCGCCTCAATCTCGAGGCCTCGGCTGACGTTTCCTTCAAGGAGGGATGCCTCGATGACGTTGCCTGAGCCGACGGTGTCAAGCCATACACCTGGCCCGTTGTTGTGGCCGCTTGTATGTCTCGCGATGCGGATCCCGGAGGGCAGATTGGCGGCAGCCACCTTGATGCCCCCCGCATCCCACTCCGGACCGTACCGCCACGAGTTGTGGCTGGTTTCGCAGGAATCGAGCAGCGAGTTGTTTCCAGCCAGAGCGATCCCCAACCGCCCATTGTGATTCGAGTGCGTGCTCAAGATCACCGAGTCAGCGTACGCCTCAATGCCGTTGCCGTTGTTGTGCTCCACCCTGCAGTTCTCGACCCGGGCATGGGGACCCAGCGCCATCGCCCCGATCCACATCTCGGTCGTGACGTGCTCTACCCTGAGTCCGCGATACACGTGATGGCTTCTCCCTCGTGCCATCACGCCTTCACTGCGGGCCGCAATCTCCACCCCGGCGGTGTTCGGATCGCCTTGATAGTGGATCCTGATTCTCCCCACCCCGTCATCCACCCAGAATCGGCCAGCGGCCAATCCTGTTGGTGAAAGAACCTGCTCGAGAGGGTCACCATTGACAAAGACCATTTCCCGTCGCCTGGCAAACTCATCCACGTCCGGGTACGAAGGTGGGTACTCCAACAGCGGCAACGGCTGCCAGGGAACGCTCCAGACATCACCTCCATCATGAGTCCACCCCGTGACGACATCACTACCGCGAATCACGACGCTTCCCTCATCGCCAGGATAGGCGCGGACCACGATCGGGCTGTCTGGCAAGCCGTCCACGCCCACCCCGAGCACCTCGCGATAAACGCCCTCCATGATGGAAAGCGTATCTCCCGGCGAAAGCGGTGCGACGCCTCGACTCAGAGTCTTGAATGGATGGTCGGGGGAGAGCCCACTGTTCGAGTCGGACGCGTTCGGATGATCCACCCCTACGAAATACTCACGCTTCTGAGGCGTCGAGACAGGCTCGGGCCTCCTGAGGGTGGCTGTCGTTGGCACGAAGCTTGCCGCCTGTCTCGGCTCACCAATGGGTGTCGGCGTGCGCGCATCGGTTGC
Proteins encoded in this window:
- a CDS encoding right-handed parallel beta-helix repeat-containing protein, which encodes MEGVYREVLGVGVDGLPDSPIVVRAYPGDEGSVVIRGSDVVTGWTHDGGDVWSVPWQPLPLLEYPPSYPDVDEFARRREMVFVNGDPLEQVLSPTGLAAGRFWVDDGVGRIRIHYQGDPNTAGVEIAARSEGVMARGRSHHVYRGLRVEHVTTEMWIGAMALGPHARVENCRVEHNNGNGIEAYADSVILSTHSNHNGRLGIALAGNNSLLDSCETSHNSWRYGPEWDAGGIKVAAANLPSGIRIARHTSGHNNGPGVWLDTVGSGNVIEASLLEGNVSRGLEIEAAIGPNWVINNVIDGTVKANDGSTPDGAGISLLVARDTYIYNNTIVDAGGPGIVIGGSDRDYGVFYPANTLVFNNIIVNPGTAAVWFWLWDEGLIPERFDSHHFDNNLYYDADPVVWIPLGDNNWTLAEFQQNRGEDLHSLYAPPMFADPASRDFSLLETSPAIDRGRGLLQMPEDRLGTHRPQGRRIDMGALERLTTAPRSDPNPVRRPTPTPG